The Apibacter raozihei genome contains a region encoding:
- a CDS encoding helix-hairpin-helix domain-containing protein produces the protein MVNLRLKMIREQRLGVCILLGFILFAEVILHKDIFKEGEIEFQELTLEWQNVQSDKNNYEPVQSNLKPFNPNSLSKEQWLELGFTERQAEVILKYKKKLGGSFTSKLQLKECFIITERKYKELEPFLLIDAHYAFKQTEDKKTINYKIKKFDPNILKSDDWISMGFTEKQAEVILKYKKTLGGNFVSKEQLKKCYVISENKYKELYPYIVINETVNRKVEHLADVTSPRHEIIKKDLNSTTYKELWPHVKDAYIINRILKFREALGGFVSVDQINEVYGISKEVSEKLVSYYKIDISKVEKIDLKLCTEEKLKKHVYFRKYKDVIVKARSEGKDPVTVLKQTDPAYELMIKYIK, from the coding sequence ATGGTAAATTTACGATTGAAAATGATACGTGAGCAACGTTTAGGTGTATGTATATTATTGGGATTTATTTTATTTGCTGAGGTAATTTTACACAAGGATATTTTCAAAGAAGGTGAAATTGAATTTCAGGAACTTACTTTAGAATGGCAAAATGTTCAATCAGATAAAAATAATTATGAGCCTGTTCAATCAAATTTGAAACCCTTTAATCCTAATTCGTTAAGTAAGGAGCAATGGCTTGAGTTAGGATTTACAGAACGCCAAGCCGAAGTTATTCTAAAATATAAAAAAAAGCTGGGAGGCTCTTTTACATCCAAATTGCAATTAAAAGAATGCTTTATAATTACGGAAAGAAAATATAAAGAATTGGAACCTTTTTTATTGATAGATGCTCATTATGCATTTAAGCAGACAGAAGATAAAAAAACGATAAATTATAAAATAAAAAAATTTGATCCCAATATTTTAAAAAGTGACGATTGGATAAGCATGGGTTTTACTGAAAAGCAAGCTGAAGTCATTTTGAAATACAAAAAAACTCTGGGAGGTAATTTTGTTTCAAAAGAACAGTTGAAAAAATGTTACGTAATCAGTGAAAATAAATATAAAGAACTATACCCTTACATAGTGATAAATGAAACTGTAAATCGTAAGGTTGAGCATCTGGCTGATGTAACAAGTCCTCGTCATGAAATTATTAAAAAAGATTTGAATAGTACTACATATAAAGAGCTTTGGCCACATGTAAAAGATGCTTATATAATAAATCGTATTCTTAAATTCAGAGAAGCATTGGGCGGATTTGTTTCTGTAGATCAGATTAATGAGGTATATGGAATATCAAAAGAAGTTTCTGAAAAACTGGTTAGTTATTATAAAATAGATATATCAAAGGTTGAAAAAATAGATCTTAAATTATGTACGGAAGAAAAATTAAAAAAACATGTTTATTTCCGAAAATATAAAGATGTGATTGTTAAAGCACGAAGTGAAGGGAAAGACCCGGTTACAGTTCTTAAGCAAACAGATCCTGCCTATGAATTAATGATAAAATATATAAAGTAA
- the proC gene encoding pyrroline-5-carboxylate reductase, whose amino-acid sequence MKIAIIGAGNLGLAIARGIINNNSASSLFITKRNISTIREMETTPKVHLSTDNTEAVKNSDIIIFAIQPRHLESVLVQCKEFITENHTLISVVTGYSTKKIEEVLGEEHHIIRAMPNTAISIGQSMTCICSNIQGKDRIQVALNIFNQLGHSIEIPEEQMQAATVVCASGIAFWMRLIRATTQGAIQLGFESKEALEMSVHTCLGAANLLIQGNSHPEQEIDKVTTPGGCTIAGLNEMEHQGLSSSIIKGLLASYNKISQIAKK is encoded by the coding sequence ATGAAAATAGCAATTATAGGAGCCGGAAATTTAGGTTTAGCCATTGCCCGAGGAATTATAAATAATAATTCAGCCTCTTCACTTTTTATAACCAAAAGAAATATCAGTACCATCAGGGAAATGGAAACAACACCGAAGGTACATCTTTCTACTGATAATACTGAAGCGGTAAAAAATTCAGATATCATCATTTTTGCTATTCAACCACGTCATTTGGAGTCTGTTCTGGTACAATGCAAAGAGTTTATAACTGAAAATCATACTTTGATATCTGTGGTAACCGGTTATAGTACAAAAAAAATTGAAGAAGTTTTAGGAGAAGAGCATCATATTATCAGAGCCATGCCTAACACAGCTATATCTATCGGCCAGTCTATGACCTGCATATGTTCAAACATTCAAGGAAAGGATCGAATTCAGGTAGCTTTAAATATATTTAACCAATTGGGACATTCTATTGAAATTCCTGAAGAACAAATGCAGGCAGCCACTGTTGTATGCGCCAGCGGTATAGCCTTCTGGATGAGATTGATACGCGCTACCACACAAGGAGCTATCCAATTAGGATTTGAATCAAAAGAAGCTTTGGAAATGTCCGTTCATACATGTCTGGGAGCTGCCAATCTTTTAATACAAGGAAACAGTCATCCGGAACAAGAGATTGATAAAGTTACTACTCCCGGAGGTTGTACCATAGCCGGTCTTAATGAAATGGAGCATCAGGGATTGAGTTCTTCAATTATAAAAGGCCTTTTAGCTTCTTATAACAAAATAAGTCAAATAGCTAAAAAATAA
- the argG gene encoding argininosuccinate synthase: protein MKKAVLAYSGGLDTSYCLVNLTKEHGMEVHTVIVNTGGFSDEELKQIENRAYELGSKHHETIDVTDKFYKDCLRYLIYGNILKNNTYPLSVSAERMFQSIAIAEYSKSVDAEYIVHGSTGAGNDQIRFDVAFAVISPKSKIITPIRDEKLSRQQEVDYLQKNGVDMNWEKAKYSINKGIWGTSVGGVQTLTSNQALPEDAYPTQLSESNPAIIEIEFDQGEPVGLNGNKMNSVQLIQELNKIGGRYAIGRDIHVGDTILGIKGRVGFEAPAPMLIIKAHHLLEKHTLSRWQLLHKESLANWYGTLLHEAQYLDPVMRDMEAFLESSQKHVTGKVKIQLNPYHFHMIGIESPYDMMQSKVATYGEENEAWDSRDARGFIKIFGNQLKIYHSFDNKD from the coding sequence ATGAAAAAAGCAGTTTTAGCCTATAGCGGCGGATTAGATACCTCATATTGTTTAGTAAATTTGACCAAAGAGCATGGAATGGAAGTGCATACGGTAATTGTAAACACGGGAGGATTTTCTGATGAAGAACTTAAACAAATTGAAAACAGAGCCTATGAATTGGGCTCTAAACATCACGAGACTATCGATGTAACAGATAAGTTTTATAAAGATTGCTTACGATACTTAATTTACGGAAATATCTTAAAAAACAACACATATCCGCTGTCTGTAAGTGCTGAACGTATGTTTCAATCTATAGCTATTGCTGAATATTCCAAGTCCGTAGACGCTGAATATATTGTACACGGAAGTACCGGGGCAGGTAACGATCAGATCCGTTTTGATGTGGCTTTTGCTGTCATCTCTCCTAAATCTAAAATTATTACCCCTATCCGCGACGAAAAATTATCCAGACAACAAGAAGTAGACTACTTACAAAAAAACGGAGTAGATATGAATTGGGAAAAGGCAAAATATTCAATCAATAAAGGAATATGGGGAACATCCGTAGGAGGAGTTCAAACTTTAACTTCCAATCAGGCACTCCCGGAAGATGCTTATCCAACGCAACTTTCTGAATCTAATCCTGCAATTATTGAAATAGAATTTGATCAAGGAGAACCTGTAGGTCTAAATGGAAATAAAATGAATTCCGTTCAGCTTATACAAGAACTGAACAAGATAGGGGGCAGATATGCTATCGGGAGAGACATACATGTAGGTGACACTATCTTAGGAATTAAAGGAAGAGTAGGTTTTGAAGCGCCAGCCCCTATGCTGATTATTAAAGCTCATCACTTATTAGAAAAACACACTCTTTCCAGATGGCAGTTGTTACATAAGGAATCATTAGCCAACTGGTATGGGACTTTGCTTCACGAAGCTCAATATTTAGATCCGGTTATGCGAGATATGGAAGCCTTTTTAGAATCCTCTCAAAAACATGTGACCGGAAAAGTGAAAATTCAGCTTAACCCTTATCACTTTCACATGATAGGAATTGAATCGCCTTATGACATGATGCAGTCTAAAGTAGCAACCTACGGAGAAGAAAACGAAGCATGGGACAGCAGAGATGCTCGCGGTTTTATTAAAATATTTGGGAATCAGCTAAAAATTTATCATAGCTTTGACAATAAAGATTAA
- a CDS encoding M20 family metallo-hydrolase, whose protein sequence is MQTIAKLTDKAIILLQNLIETPSFSGEEEHTALLIEAWFTHHNIPFNRENNNIWAFNKHFDETKPTLLLNSHQDTVFPNKGYTRDPFEAQEEDGKIYGLGSNDAGGSLVSLLATFTYFYSNDNLAYNLVMAATCEEENSGKKGLNSLLTKLPKIDCAIVGEPTLMNLAIAERGLLVLDVIIKGTASHAAHNNPDNAIYNSIKTIQWFQNFAFEKISEVLGPVKMTITQINAGQQHNLVPEECKLVVDIRVNDCYTNEEVFAIIQENIASDKITITPRSLHLKSSSIPKSHPLVIAGIELGRSTYGSPTLSDQAVLYCQSLKMGPGDSLRSHTADEFIFKKEIEEAIPLYIELLNKTIINS, encoded by the coding sequence ATGCAAACAATAGCAAAACTTACCGATAAAGCAATTATCTTACTTCAAAACCTTATCGAAACCCCTTCATTTTCAGGAGAAGAAGAGCATACCGCTTTGCTTATAGAAGCCTGGTTTACTCATCATAATATTCCCTTTAATAGAGAAAACAATAATATTTGGGCCTTTAATAAACATTTTGACGAAACCAAACCTACACTTTTGTTAAATTCGCATCAGGATACAGTATTTCCTAATAAGGGATATACCCGTGATCCATTTGAAGCTCAAGAAGAAGATGGAAAAATATACGGGTTAGGTTCCAATGATGCCGGAGGTTCTTTAGTTTCATTATTAGCTACTTTCACCTATTTTTATTCCAATGATAATCTTGCCTACAATTTAGTTATGGCAGCAACCTGTGAAGAAGAAAACAGTGGAAAAAAAGGACTTAACAGCTTGCTTACAAAACTACCAAAAATTGATTGTGCCATAGTAGGAGAACCTACGCTCATGAACCTGGCTATAGCAGAGAGAGGATTATTGGTTCTGGATGTTATAATAAAAGGTACAGCCAGTCATGCAGCTCATAACAATCCGGACAATGCCATTTACAATTCCATAAAAACCATTCAATGGTTTCAGAACTTTGCTTTTGAAAAAATATCTGAGGTTTTAGGACCTGTTAAAATGACAATTACCCAAATTAATGCAGGCCAGCAACATAATTTGGTTCCGGAAGAATGTAAGCTGGTAGTAGACATTAGGGTTAATGACTGTTATACCAACGAAGAGGTCTTCGCTATTATTCAAGAAAATATCGCTTCTGATAAGATAACAATAACCCCTCGTTCGCTACATCTAAAATCATCTTCGATTCCCAAAAGCCACCCTTTAGTTATAGCCGGAATTGAGTTAGGCAGGTCTACTTATGGTTCTCCTACCCTTTCAGATCAAGCGGTATTATATTGTCAGTCTTTAAAAATGGGTCCGGGAGATTCGCTTCGCTCTCATACTGCAGATGAATTTATTTTCAAAAAAGAAATAGAAGAAGCTATACCTTTGTACATTGAATTATTAAATAAAACTATTATAAATTCTTAA
- the argC gene encoding N-acetyl-gamma-glutamyl-phosphate reductase, whose product MKKIKVSIVGGAGYTAGELLRILINHSKVEITSIYSTSNAGNPIDKVHDDLLGETNLIFSDTIDKTCDVVFLCLGHGKSRQFLENNPYSENTKIIDLSNDFRVKPNHNFQERSFVYGLPELHKEEIKKVANIANPGCFATAIQLALLPVAKKGLLNPEIHINAVTGSTGAGQSLSSSTHFSWRNNNASFYKEFTHQHEAEIVQSMQQVGNLLPQLYFLPMRGDFTRGILAGIYLKSDLSESEAIHVYKEYYKNHPFTLVSEKPVALKQVINTNKCLLQIQKHKDIILITSIIDNLTKGAAGQAVQNMNLLFGLDESEGLKLKPVAF is encoded by the coding sequence ATGAAAAAAATTAAAGTAAGTATTGTAGGTGGAGCAGGTTACACAGCCGGAGAACTATTACGAATTCTAATCAATCATTCTAAGGTTGAGATTACTTCTATCTACAGTACTTCCAATGCAGGAAACCCCATTGATAAGGTACATGATGATCTTTTAGGAGAAACAAATTTAATTTTTTCAGATACCATTGATAAGACTTGCGATGTTGTATTTCTTTGTTTAGGACATGGAAAATCCAGACAGTTCCTTGAGAATAATCCTTATTCAGAAAACACTAAAATTATTGATTTAAGTAACGATTTCAGAGTAAAACCTAATCATAACTTTCAGGAGAGATCTTTTGTATATGGACTTCCTGAATTACATAAGGAAGAAATAAAAAAAGTAGCAAATATTGCCAATCCAGGATGTTTTGCTACTGCCATCCAGCTTGCTTTATTACCTGTAGCAAAAAAGGGTTTATTAAATCCCGAAATTCATATTAATGCAGTAACTGGATCCACGGGAGCTGGCCAATCTCTTTCCTCTTCAACACATTTCAGCTGGAGAAACAACAATGCTTCCTTTTATAAAGAATTTACTCACCAGCATGAAGCTGAAATAGTACAAAGCATGCAGCAAGTAGGAAATCTACTACCTCAACTTTATTTTCTTCCCATGCGTGGAGACTTTACCAGAGGAATCTTAGCAGGTATTTACCTAAAATCTGATCTATCTGAAAGTGAAGCTATACATGTATATAAAGAATATTATAAAAACCACCCTTTCACTTTAGTTTCTGAAAAGCCTGTAGCACTAAAACAAGTTATAAATACCAACAAGTGCCTATTACAAATCCAGAAACATAAAGATATAATCCTGATCACCTCTATTATAGATAATCTTACAAAAGGAGCAGCTGGTCAAGCTGTACAAAATATGAACCTATTATTTGGATTGGATGAATCGGAAGGACTTAAATTAAAACCTGTAGCTTTCTAA
- a CDS encoding GNAT family N-acetyltransferase — MNINIVVATEEHYHYAEEICETIYQSAIVRGTGIAKRTPEYIHTKMDQRQAVIALEGEKFAGFCYIEKWQNGEFVVHSGLIVHPDYRSLGLAKKIKRFVFDYTRKKFPEAKIFGITTGLAVMKINSELGYKPVTFSELTEDPEFWNGCRTCTNFNILQSKQNKMCLCTGMLFDPKEQNRNTQDGDKKTLDKKVIVHLKKIKQALFLKPKKDAGNSQVKTS, encoded by the coding sequence ATGAATATCAATATTGTTGTTGCAACTGAAGAACATTACCATTATGCGGAAGAAATATGTGAAACCATATATCAGTCTGCAATTGTCAGAGGTACAGGTATCGCTAAACGAACTCCTGAATATATTCATACTAAAATGGATCAGCGGCAGGCTGTAATTGCTCTGGAAGGAGAAAAATTTGCAGGATTTTGTTACATTGAAAAATGGCAGAATGGTGAATTTGTCGTACATTCAGGACTCATAGTACACCCGGATTACAGAAGCTTAGGACTTGCAAAAAAAATTAAACGTTTTGTTTTTGATTATACAAGAAAAAAATTTCCAGAGGCTAAAATATTTGGTATAACAACGGGACTGGCTGTTATGAAAATCAATTCAGAACTTGGATATAAACCCGTAACGTTTTCAGAGTTAACTGAAGATCCGGAATTCTGGAATGGATGCAGAACCTGTACCAATTTCAACATATTACAAAGCAAACAAAACAAAATGTGTTTATGTACCGGAATGTTATTTGACCCCAAAGAACAAAATAGAAACACTCAGGATGGAGATAAAAAAACTTTGGATAAAAAAGTGATCGTACATTTAAAAAAAATAAAACAGGCACTTTTTTTAAAACCTAAAAAAGATGCCGGTAATTCTCAAGTAAAAACTTCATAA
- the ribB gene encoding 3,4-dihydroxy-2-butanone-4-phosphate synthase gives MINTELKINTIAEALEDLRQGKVIIVVDDEDRENEGDFIAAASTMTPETINFMTMYGRGLVCAPLTPKRAEELNLEFMVGKNTDPKGTAFTVSVDLLGHGVSTGISASDRSKTIRALADENIKPEDFGRPGHIFPLIAKKGGVLKRNGHTEAAVDLLQLAGMPSTGVLIEIMNEDGSMARLPQLVEVAEKFNLKIVTIKDLIAYRLKYDSLIEKIDEDTISTHFGDFLMVTYRDKTNDQVHFALTKGNLSENDIVPVRVNSMNSYTDLFKLLSKGEENILEKTIEIINKEQKGAILFINNPYYSHTSVASNLNEVKKYLAGDNITLANTDERDFGIGAQIIKDLGIKKIMSITQNPGKNLSLDGYDIEITEEIKI, from the coding sequence ATGATAAATACAGAATTAAAAATAAATACAATTGCTGAGGCTTTGGAAGATCTGAGACAAGGCAAAGTAATCATAGTTGTAGATGATGAAGACAGAGAGAATGAAGGAGATTTTATAGCGGCAGCTTCCACTATGACTCCTGAAACCATTAATTTTATGACTATGTACGGAAGAGGACTGGTTTGTGCTCCTCTGACACCGAAACGCGCAGAAGAACTCAATTTGGAGTTTATGGTCGGTAAAAATACTGACCCTAAAGGAACAGCATTTACTGTATCTGTTGATTTACTGGGACATGGTGTAAGCACTGGAATTTCAGCTTCTGATCGTTCCAAAACTATTCGTGCTCTGGCTGATGAAAATATAAAGCCTGAAGATTTTGGTCGCCCTGGCCATATATTCCCATTAATTGCTAAAAAAGGGGGAGTCTTAAAAAGAAACGGACACACTGAAGCTGCAGTTGACTTGCTTCAACTTGCCGGAATGCCTTCTACCGGAGTATTAATTGAAATAATGAATGAAGACGGAAGTATGGCTCGCTTACCTCAGCTGGTTGAAGTTGCGGAAAAGTTTAACTTAAAGATTGTCACTATTAAGGATTTGATAGCTTATAGGTTAAAATACGATTCTCTTATTGAAAAAATTGACGAAGATACTATAAGTACTCATTTTGGAGATTTCCTAATGGTTACTTATAGGGATAAAACAAACGATCAGGTTCATTTTGCTCTAACTAAGGGTAATTTATCCGAAAATGATATTGTTCCGGTAAGGGTTAATTCCATGAACTCTTATACCGACTTATTTAAATTACTCTCAAAAGGAGAAGAAAATATTTTGGAAAAAACAATTGAAATTATCAACAAGGAACAAAAAGGAGCTATTTTGTTTATAAATAATCCATATTATTCACATACTTCCGTTGCCTCCAATCTTAACGAAGTTAAAAAATATTTGGCTGGTGATAATATTACTCTTGCCAATACAGATGAAAGAGACTTTGGAATAGGTGCACAAATCATTAAAGATCTCGGAATCAAAAAAATTATGAGTATAACTCAAAATCCCGGAAAAAATTTATCTCTGGATGGATACGACATAGAAATTACAGAAGAAATTAAAATTTAA
- the argB gene encoding acetylglutamate kinase, which produces MSDKTKLSIIKIGGNVIDDPLALSSFLKDFSKIPGFKILVHGGGKEATRLAGKLGVETIMVEGRRVTNEEMLDVAVMTYAGLCNKKIVAQLQDYDTQAIGLTGADGNSIRSEKRKLGRYNYGFVGDVVEVNSEWIKRLLDTEAVPVFCAITHDKKGQLLNTNADTIAQSLAVGLTALFDVSLTYCFEKKGVLSDSNDDNSVLENLNFNLYEKLKSENIIHSGMLPKLENCFQALREGVKEIRIANPEILANPKALHTHVSLY; this is translated from the coding sequence ATGTCAGACAAAACTAAACTATCAATTATAAAAATCGGAGGAAACGTAATCGATGACCCTCTGGCCCTTTCCTCATTTCTCAAAGATTTTTCAAAAATTCCAGGCTTTAAAATCCTTGTACATGGAGGAGGTAAAGAAGCTACAAGACTCGCCGGAAAATTAGGCGTTGAAACCATTATGGTTGAAGGGCGAAGGGTAACCAATGAGGAAATGCTGGATGTTGCCGTAATGACTTATGCCGGACTCTGTAATAAAAAAATTGTTGCACAATTACAAGATTATGATACTCAAGCCATTGGTCTTACAGGTGCTGACGGAAACAGTATTCGCTCAGAAAAAAGAAAATTAGGCAGGTACAATTATGGCTTTGTAGGCGACGTGGTTGAAGTAAATTCCGAATGGATTAAACGTTTACTGGATACAGAAGCAGTACCCGTTTTTTGTGCCATAACTCATGATAAAAAAGGACAGCTACTTAATACAAACGCAGATACTATAGCTCAATCACTGGCAGTAGGGCTCACCGCTTTATTTGATGTATCATTAACCTATTGTTTTGAAAAAAAAGGTGTGCTTTCTGATAGTAACGATGATAATAGTGTTCTGGAAAATTTAAATTTTAACTTGTATGAAAAACTTAAAAGTGAAAATATTATTCACTCCGGAATGCTTCCAAAACTTGAAAATTGTTTTCAGGCACTAAGAGAAGGTGTTAAAGAAATAAGAATTGCTAATCCAGAAATATTAGCGAATCCGAAGGCTTTACACACTCATGTTTCCCTTTATTAA
- a CDS encoding N-acetylornithine carbamoyltransferase, producing the protein MKKYTSVDDIQDLKEFLELAKKIKADPLANKKLGKDKTIGLLFFNPSLRTRLSTQKAAQNLGMECMVMNLNTEGWTLEFGDGEVMNGAASEHIKEAAQVVSQYCDIIAIRSFPTLKDKEKDEAETVISSFVKYASVPVISLEGATEHPLQALADALTIEEYKTKERPKVVLSWAPHPKALPQSVPNSFVKMMKKMDVDFIITHPKGYELNPSITEGVTIEHNQETAFQGADFIYAKNWSSYNDYGQITNQDPQWTIGKKQMELTNNAKFMHCLPVRRNVIVTDEILDSEASLVIPEANNRTFSAQAVITKLLTQ; encoded by the coding sequence ATGAAAAAATACACTTCTGTTGACGATATTCAGGATCTGAAAGAATTTTTGGAGCTTGCAAAAAAAATCAAAGCAGATCCTTTAGCCAATAAAAAGTTGGGAAAAGACAAAACTATCGGGCTTTTATTTTTCAATCCTAGTTTACGTACCCGTTTAAGTACTCAAAAAGCAGCTCAGAATTTGGGAATGGAATGTATGGTAATGAATTTAAATACGGAAGGTTGGACCCTGGAATTTGGAGATGGAGAGGTTATGAACGGGGCAGCCTCTGAACATATTAAAGAAGCTGCTCAAGTAGTTTCTCAATACTGTGATATTATTGCTATCCGAAGTTTTCCCACCTTAAAAGATAAAGAAAAAGATGAGGCAGAGACTGTTATTTCCTCCTTTGTCAAATATGCTTCAGTTCCCGTAATAAGTCTGGAAGGAGCTACTGAACACCCGCTTCAAGCATTAGCAGATGCATTGACCATAGAAGAATATAAAACCAAAGAACGCCCCAAAGTTGTACTTAGCTGGGCTCCACATCCAAAAGCACTTCCTCAGTCCGTACCTAATTCTTTTGTTAAAATGATGAAAAAAATGGATGTAGATTTTATAATTACACATCCCAAAGGATATGAACTGAACCCTTCCATTACTGAAGGAGTTACAATCGAACATAATCAGGAAACCGCATTTCAGGGTGCAGATTTTATTTATGCCAAAAACTGGAGCAGTTATAATGATTATGGACAAATTACTAATCAGGATCCACAATGGACCATTGGAAAAAAACAGATGGAGCTAACAAATAATGCAAAATTCATGCATTGTCTTCCTGTCCGAAGAAATGTAATAGTTACTGATGAAATATTAGACAGCGAAGCCTCTCTGGTAATTCCGGAAGCAAATAACCGTACGTTTTCTGCTCAGGCAGTCATCACAAAATTGCTTACTCAATAA
- a CDS encoding aspartate aminotransferase family protein — MSLFDVYPLYTIAPEKALGSTVWDEKGDAYLDFYGGHGVISIGHSHPVYVKHITEQVNKIGFYSNSIVNPLQEKLGNLLPKVSGYDDYTLFLCNSGAEANENALKLASFHTGKSKVLAFKNSFHGRTSAAVAVTDNPKIVAPLNAQQKVVFCELNDINTVKKEIAKGDISSVIIETIQGVGGLDEGTQEFFQELEKTCKTNGVILILDEIQCGYGRSGKFFAHQHHHIKADIISLAKGMGNGFPIGGILISPEFKPSYGLLGTTFGGNHLACAAALAVLEVFDTENILENVTKQSAYFIDKFSTLPQIKKIKGRGLMLGLEFEFEVAELRKKLIYDKKIFTGNANNKNLLRVLPPLTISQKEIDILFKNLQSCF; from the coding sequence ATGAGTTTATTCGACGTATATCCACTATATACTATAGCTCCCGAAAAAGCCTTAGGCTCTACTGTTTGGGATGAAAAAGGAGATGCTTATCTAGATTTCTATGGTGGCCACGGTGTTATTTCCATTGGGCATTCTCATCCTGTATACGTAAAACATATAACCGAGCAGGTTAATAAAATCGGGTTTTATTCCAACTCTATAGTAAATCCTTTACAGGAAAAACTGGGAAATCTCCTTCCTAAAGTTTCAGGTTATGATGACTACACCTTATTTCTATGTAATTCCGGAGCTGAGGCTAATGAAAATGCTTTAAAACTCGCTTCTTTCCATACAGGTAAATCTAAAGTCTTAGCTTTTAAAAATAGTTTTCATGGGAGAACTTCTGCTGCCGTTGCAGTAACAGATAATCCAAAAATTGTAGCACCCTTAAATGCTCAGCAAAAAGTAGTTTTCTGTGAATTAAACGATATAAACACTGTTAAGAAAGAAATAGCTAAAGGTGATATTTCTTCAGTAATTATTGAAACTATACAAGGTGTTGGAGGTCTTGATGAAGGAACCCAGGAGTTTTTTCAGGAATTGGAAAAAACGTGCAAAACGAATGGCGTTATTTTAATCCTTGATGAAATTCAATGCGGTTACGGACGTTCCGGTAAATTTTTTGCTCATCAGCATCATCATATTAAAGCCGATATTATTTCTTTAGCTAAAGGTATGGGGAATGGATTTCCAATTGGCGGAATCTTAATTTCTCCTGAGTTTAAGCCTTCGTATGGGTTATTAGGAACAACTTTTGGAGGTAATCATCTGGCATGTGCTGCCGCTCTGGCAGTATTAGAAGTATTTGATACTGAAAATATACTGGAAAATGTTACTAAACAATCCGCTTATTTTATAGATAAATTCAGTACCTTACCACAGATAAAAAAAATTAAAGGGAGAGGATTAATGTTGGGGTTGGAATTTGAATTTGAGGTGGCAGAATTGAGAAAAAAACTTATTTACGATAAAAAGATTTTTACAGGAAATGCGAATAACAAAAACCTTCTACGGGTTTTGCCTCCATTAACTATTTCTCAGAAAGAGATTGATATTCTTTTTAAAAATTTACAATCTTGTTTTTAA
- a CDS encoding histidine phosphatase family protein: MSSKVTFYIARHGKTILNTLGRVQGWSDSPLTEAGVEVAEFLGAGLRDIHFSSAFCSDLRRTKETINIILANQGQNDLKVIEKKELREVCFGSYESNHTHIMWKDAALYLHYTNSGDLLHDVFDVSKPVTYEQVVNTIKVLDEMNMAESFIEVESRTQKALFEIAESESKYNEDRNVLLVAHGMCIKFMLMNLGARELIKSDLGNASISKVIYENGEFYVETMGDMSYVERGRLL; encoded by the coding sequence ATGAGTTCGAAAGTAACATTTTATATAGCACGTCATGGAAAAACAATTTTAAATACTTTAGGTAGGGTTCAGGGTTGGAGCGACTCTCCTTTAACGGAGGCAGGTGTAGAAGTAGCAGAGTTTTTAGGGGCAGGGTTAAGAGATATTCATTTTTCTTCTGCTTTTTGCAGTGATTTGAGAAGAACAAAAGAAACTATAAATATCATTCTGGCTAATCAGGGGCAAAATGATCTAAAAGTAATTGAAAAAAAAGAATTAAGAGAAGTATGTTTTGGGAGTTACGAATCTAATCATACTCATATTATGTGGAAGGATGCGGCCTTATATCTTCACTATACCAACAGTGGGGATTTATTACATGATGTTTTTGATGTTTCAAAACCTGTAACTTATGAACAGGTTGTGAATACTATAAAAGTACTTGATGAGATGAATATGGCAGAAAGCTTTATTGAAGTTGAAAGCCGTACACAAAAGGCATTGTTTGAAATAGCTGAGAGTGAAAGTAAGTACAATGAGGATAGAAATGTTTTATTAGTTGCTCACGGAATGTGTATTAAGTTTATGCTTATGAATTTAGGAGCAAGAGAGTTAATTAAATCTGATTTGGGTAATGCTTCGATCAGTAAAGTAATTTATGAAAACGGGGAATTCTATGTTGAGACAATGGGGGATATGAGTTATGTTGAAAGAGGTAGACTTTTGTAG